The following proteins are encoded in a genomic region of Flammeovirga pectinis:
- a CDS encoding SusC/RagA family TonB-linked outer membrane protein: MILINTSVFAQVQVSGLVTSQSDEFPIPGVTILVKGTTVGTVTNFDGKYTITCEPNDILIFRYISMEEQFIEVENQTTINVAMVDKLEHLDEVVVVGYGTQRKSHVTGAISKVKNEKLDQLPVSRVDEALIGQVSGVNIQMTNPQAGSSPTIQVRGVGSIGAAASPAVVVDGVLVDSDYLASLDMNDVESIEVLKDASSAAIFGSRGGNGVIMITTKSGEPGETKFSFNSYYGRKWALTRDNFRPTVAETKATAEAYRAEIEQNFPDYADDEQLNYIYNKANTTITRLDHMQRITPGEETDWQDIIFQEGNIQSYSLSANGGSENTNYHISGAYLKDDGVLLADSYSKMNLRFKLKTKLSKRLELGVNFNPTREQKQVFPTSVHESLRQSSWLPIKHDDHTIQFVDRGNFPDVAVGDYAQESHFNNYPDPNDPTKTLPNLSVTNNSNPYANIVERDHKELTHRIYASAYVKYKMAKGLNFRSSLVTNYRNRARNYYDGTKATRNGASDARLRTRTYNDFAWINDNYFTYNKTFNGRHEINATLGMSFEQRNYNFTETIGTGFTNDAVQTMNAASTIAYGDESRAVETLHSIFARVNYAFDDKYLFSLSMRTDGSSKFGSNYKYGVFPAASFGWRITEESFMDNVNWISVLKPRISYGITGNNSGIGYYEALERMSPSGAVVGGSISSGYIPSNIAQPDLRWEQQVELNPGIDYGFFGNRVFGSVEWYRRTSSNLLLSQQIPSITGFDQRTINLGQVQNEGFEFEMSVKPIVASKFIWTVTANASTNENKLIDFGGVDSLITTVDSKRPANWIAVEGQPISSFYGYQIDRSKGDNGKVPFEYLNEGFWPIGGKSQMGYVKDLNEDGVIDDKDRTILGSPYPTFIWSITNSFQVGPFDLMFMFQGSMGGKTLNIDPQYYEYQTMQGQRPNTQFFDDMSLVKERILTDDVVQDASFIALRSLNMGFTLPERWITKIGLNKTRLYCSGTNLLYIMADDYTSFNPEGIRDEGPINYGYQRGAAPIPRSFIIGINAEF; encoded by the coding sequence ATGATACTTATAAACACTTCAGTCTTTGCACAAGTTCAAGTATCAGGTCTAGTAACCTCTCAGTCCGATGAATTTCCGATACCAGGAGTTACAATTCTAGTAAAAGGCACAACTGTTGGAACAGTAACAAACTTTGATGGTAAATATACTATTACATGTGAACCAAATGATATACTTATCTTCAGGTATATTAGCATGGAAGAGCAATTCATTGAAGTTGAAAACCAAACAACAATTAACGTTGCAATGGTAGACAAATTAGAACACCTTGATGAGGTTGTTGTAGTTGGTTACGGTACGCAACGTAAATCTCACGTTACGGGTGCAATATCTAAAGTAAAAAATGAAAAACTCGATCAGTTACCTGTATCTCGTGTAGATGAAGCCTTAATAGGACAAGTTTCTGGTGTGAATATTCAAATGACGAACCCACAAGCAGGTTCTTCTCCAACAATTCAGGTACGTGGTGTAGGTTCTATCGGAGCTGCTGCATCTCCTGCAGTAGTTGTAGATGGAGTTCTTGTAGATTCTGATTATCTAGCTTCTTTAGATATGAATGATGTAGAATCTATTGAAGTATTAAAGGATGCTTCTTCTGCAGCAATCTTTGGATCTAGAGGTGGTAATGGTGTAATCATGATTACTACTAAATCTGGAGAGCCAGGAGAAACTAAATTTAGCTTTAATAGCTATTATGGTCGTAAATGGGCTTTAACTAGAGATAATTTCCGCCCAACTGTTGCAGAAACAAAGGCAACGGCAGAAGCATACAGAGCAGAAATTGAACAAAATTTCCCAGATTATGCAGATGATGAGCAATTAAACTACATCTACAACAAGGCGAACACAACTATTACAAGGTTGGATCACATGCAAAGAATTACTCCCGGAGAAGAAACAGATTGGCAAGATATTATCTTCCAAGAAGGGAATATTCAATCTTATTCATTAAGTGCTAACGGTGGATCTGAAAATACTAATTATCATATCTCTGGAGCTTACTTAAAAGACGATGGTGTTCTACTTGCAGATTCTTATTCTAAAATGAATTTACGCTTTAAATTAAAAACAAAGCTATCTAAAAGATTAGAATTAGGAGTAAACTTTAATCCTACAAGAGAACAGAAGCAGGTTTTCCCTACTTCAGTTCATGAGTCGCTTCGTCAATCATCTTGGTTACCAATTAAGCATGATGATCATACAATACAATTTGTAGATAGAGGAAACTTCCCAGACGTAGCAGTTGGAGATTACGCACAAGAATCTCACTTCAACAACTATCCAGACCCTAATGATCCTACTAAAACATTGCCGAACTTGAGTGTTACAAATAACTCAAACCCATATGCAAATATTGTAGAGAGAGATCATAAAGAGCTTACACATAGAATATATGCAAGTGCATATGTAAAATATAAAATGGCTAAGGGTTTAAATTTCCGTTCGTCGCTTGTTACAAACTACCGTAATAGAGCTCGTAATTATTACGATGGTACTAAAGCAACTAGAAATGGAGCATCTGATGCACGTTTAAGAACAAGAACATATAATGACTTTGCATGGATAAATGATAACTACTTTACATACAATAAAACCTTTAATGGTAGACATGAGATCAATGCTACTTTAGGTATGTCATTTGAACAAAGAAACTATAATTTCACAGAAACAATCGGTACAGGTTTTACAAACGATGCCGTTCAAACAATGAATGCAGCTTCGACTATAGCTTACGGAGATGAATCTAGAGCAGTAGAAACATTACATTCTATTTTTGCTCGTGTGAATTATGCTTTTGATGACAAATATTTATTCTCACTTTCTATGCGTACAGATGGTAGCTCTAAATTTGGATCTAACTATAAGTACGGAGTTTTCCCTGCTGCATCTTTTGGATGGAGAATTACAGAAGAAAGCTTTATGGATAATGTAAATTGGATCTCTGTTTTAAAACCGAGAATATCGTATGGTATTACGGGTAATAATTCAGGAATCGGATATTATGAAGCATTAGAAAGAATGTCTCCATCTGGAGCAGTAGTAGGAGGTAGTATATCTTCTGGTTATATACCGTCTAATATTGCTCAACCAGATCTACGTTGGGAGCAACAAGTAGAACTTAACCCTGGTATTGATTATGGCTTTTTTGGAAATAGAGTTTTCGGTTCTGTAGAATGGTACCGTCGTACTTCATCAAATTTATTGTTGAGCCAACAAATTCCATCAATTACAGGATTTGACCAACGTACAATTAACTTAGGTCAGGTGCAAAATGAAGGTTTCGAATTCGAAATGAGCGTGAAACCAATTGTAGCATCAAAATTCATCTGGACAGTTACAGCGAATGCATCAACTAACGAAAACAAATTAATTGATTTTGGTGGTGTAGATAGCTTAATAACTACTGTAGATTCTAAAAGACCAGCTAACTGGATTGCTGTAGAAGGGCAACCTATTTCATCTTTCTATGGTTACCAAATAGATCGTTCTAAAGGCGATAATGGTAAAGTTCCTTTTGAGTATTTAAACGAAGGTTTCTGGCCAATTGGTGGTAAATCTCAAATGGGTTATGTGAAAGATTTAAACGAAGATGGTGTAATTGATGATAAGGACCGTACTATTTTAGGTTCGCCGTATCCTACATTTATCTGGTCTATAACCAACTCATTCCAAGTAGGTCCATTTGATCTTATGTTTATGTTCCAAGGTTCTATGGGTGGAAAAACGCTTAATATTGACCCTCAATATTATGAGTACCAAACAATGCAAGGACAACGTCCTAATACTCAATTCTTTGATGATATGAGTTTAGTAAAAGAAAGAATTTTAACGGATGATGTTGTTCAGGATGCTTCTTTTATTGCACTTAGAAGCTTAAATATGGGCTTTACATTACCTGAGCGTTGGATAACTAAAATTGGTTTAAATAAAACTCGTCTGTATTGTTCTGGAACAAACTTACTTTACATTATGGCAGATGATTATACTTCTTTCAACCCAGAAGGGATAAGAGATGAAGGACCAATTAACTACGGTTATCAAAGAGGAGCTGCTCCAATTCCTCGTTCATTTATTATTGGTATTAACGCTGAATTTTAA
- a CDS encoding RagB/SusD family nutrient uptake outer membrane protein: MKSIIKIVFAVVLTSLVACNDFLTEYPISEVGVDNYLKNDDEIETAVIGIYSGLQDVVQQEYAILEMRSDNAGTRSGVGDWAQFESFTLITTNSVVANYWNACYSTLYRTNLVLASIENVVDPTKKQQFEAEARFVRAYIHFNLVRLFGSIPIADRKVDEGDLEGYKQVEATEIYTFVEEDLMFAIENLLSRDQITLGRANKETAETMLAKYYLKFKEYDKAKTLIQAVIDRGNFSLVTNYEDIFYQELGNEIIFPISFIDDNTDNSQSYSYYFLYEQGSHNYATDNMINLYESSPGINGEDLRYTTNIVDQRGERQGCGKFLSVSNNIRLSGNDYVHTRYTDVLLLYVEAVIGDSFQTSDATALGYFNAIRQRAGLAEIQNITSPTLAAERRKEFLYENKRWFDLDRTGNLEATITNFMNSQGLSFDKRHLLLPIPQRELDTSKGQLDQNPGY, from the coding sequence ATGAAATCAATTATAAAAATAGTATTCGCAGTAGTATTAACAAGCTTAGTTGCTTGTAATGACTTCTTGACGGAATATCCTATATCAGAAGTAGGCGTTGACAACTACTTAAAAAATGATGACGAAATTGAAACTGCAGTAATCGGTATTTATTCTGGTCTGCAAGACGTTGTTCAACAAGAATATGCAATTTTAGAAATGAGATCTGACAATGCAGGTACACGTAGTGGTGTTGGTGATTGGGCTCAGTTCGAATCTTTCACATTAATTACTACCAACTCTGTAGTAGCCAATTATTGGAATGCATGTTACAGTACTTTATACAGAACAAATTTAGTTCTTGCAAGTATTGAAAACGTTGTTGATCCTACTAAAAAACAACAATTTGAAGCTGAAGCTCGTTTTGTTAGAGCTTATATTCACTTTAACCTAGTACGCCTTTTTGGTAGTATTCCTATTGCTGACCGTAAGGTTGATGAAGGAGACTTAGAAGGATACAAACAAGTTGAAGCAACAGAAATTTATACTTTTGTTGAAGAAGACCTTATGTTTGCTATAGAAAATTTACTTTCTAGAGACCAAATAACTTTAGGTAGAGCAAACAAGGAAACAGCAGAAACTATGTTGGCTAAGTATTACTTAAAATTTAAGGAATATGATAAAGCAAAAACATTAATACAAGCTGTTATTGATAGAGGTAATTTCTCTTTAGTAACAAATTATGAAGATATATTTTATCAAGAATTAGGTAACGAAATAATATTCCCTATCTCTTTTATTGATGATAACACAGATAATTCTCAATCTTATTCTTACTACTTTTTGTATGAGCAAGGTTCACACAATTATGCAACTGATAACATGATAAATCTCTACGAATCTTCACCTGGTATTAATGGAGAAGACCTTAGATATACAACAAACATTGTAGATCAACGTGGAGAAAGACAAGGTTGTGGTAAGTTCTTATCTGTATCAAATAATATTAGATTATCTGGTAACGATTATGTTCATACAAGATATACAGATGTACTTTTACTTTATGTAGAAGCTGTAATCGGAGATAGTTTCCAAACCTCAGATGCTACTGCTTTAGGTTATTTTAATGCAATTAGACAACGTGCAGGGTTAGCCGAAATTCAGAATATTACAAGCCCAACTTTAGCCGCAGAAAGAAGAAAAGAATTTTTATATGAAAACAAACGTTGGTTTGATTTAGATAGAACAGGAAATCTTGAGGCTACAATTACAAACTTTATGAATAGCCAAGGTCTAAGCTTTGATAAACGTCATTTACTACTACCAATTCCACAAAGAGAACTTGATACAAGTAAAGGACAACTAGATCAAAACCCTGGTTACTAG
- a CDS encoding fibronectin type III domain-containing protein: MRNFNNIINLCLLFLLGTVSVYAQQTDTPHTEGNEGVYVFQATEYFSNNAGSNSFDGEVWVQGTDEVVGDYMYLENTSSDNRNETSAERGDSPSLTYKINMESAQKGFVWALINEGAKDAGRIYVNMNDLDLDKREADSYGSAAKSRISDEMKGQWQWILLNNQANDNIVISGDNTIEFFKARPDIKIAKIAFTPIQELNMIINAPMLTVTENDGTNLTITIGDPSLTGELYDFEEVIYDPKNYFYRVQVGGELINDAATENTIVIPLADLTSDVDVEVQVGHQFRKNSSSNLDNYSLTTTLTVNATSQPEESEEEGGLEPTTDPHIADANGIYMFSATEFAENKEGSAFGAQDFSGEKWVKGTDEVIGDYMYLENTDSDNRNETSSERAASPSLVFKINMESAKTGFVWALINEGSKDAGRIYVNMNDLDLDKREADSYGSAAKSRISDEMKGQWQWILLNNQANDNIVISGDNTIEFFKARPDIKIAKIAFTPIQELNMIINAPMLTVTENDGTNLTITIGDPSLTGELYDFEEVIYDPKNYFYRVQVGGELINDAATENTIVIPLADLTSDVDVEVQVGHQFRKNSSSNLDNYSLTTTLTVNATSQPEESEEEEGGLEPTTDPHIADANGIYMFSATEFAENKEGSAFGAQDFSGEKWVKGTDEVIGDYMYLENTDSDNRNETSSERAASPSLVFKINMESAKTGFVWALINEGSKDAGRIYVNMNDLDLDKREADSYGSAAKSRISDHMKGEWQWILINNQANDKVVIDGDNTIEIFKARPNIKIAKIAFTPQQDINLIIDTKMPSVTDNDGTNLTIGWDEPTLTGDVYDNTDAVFTTKSYYYRVKLGEEVIGDNITTRTIQIPLTNLTEAKIVTVEVGHEFKKNSSGTHATYSIPGEITVDANSQPSQGEDNEAPTKPSDLASSDITQNSITLSWTAATDNIGVVGYKIKQDGGELSSRITDGTSTTISGLQPETEYSFSVIAYDAAGNDSEMSDVHTVSTIAVPTNPDGEYQDFIHQADGEGVYQFDAVEFASNLPGSDAFDGQKWLVGTDEVVGKYLYLENTDTTTNVNKVSADRMKSPSLSYKISMPTVQTGFIWALINQGEKNGGKIYGSVNGIDVDKRTEGEYGAAFGSRISGDLVGKWQWVLVGYQIRNNNATMLKEGINEIAFFMGYPNIKIAKVIYAPKQEILPIINAPKIRIQANDETTVTVSWEEPVLTGELYDNVPQIINPKDYTYRVKLEGQDEEEIKEREYVINKEDLKGGKAFTVEIGHQFRKNSSGTALFFSLPASIPVTEDSQADFEAPTTPADLTSVDTQGTNVALSWTASTDNIGVIGYNIFQDGIKIQEVQSTSYKVAGLTPSTSYSFEVQAYDLTGNVSEKSTPLVLTTNSKDEIIGDRPNIVSELSASQITANSFTVSWKPSNSLNGINAYYVFLKVTGAEGDYKMVAELNGETFSFNLTDLEVGTSYDVIVRAEDGEGFLSEESSVFTQITLDTPLSVVTNSTVKLIQSVYPNPSVNDINIEFSTEVTYQVYDLTGYTVIEGSARNLKVNLVSGTYILVAIDKNGNKEVTKLMCF; encoded by the coding sequence ATGAGAAATTTTAACAACATTATAAATTTATGCTTACTTTTTCTTTTAGGAACTGTAAGTGTATATGCACAACAAACAGATACACCTCATACAGAGGGTAACGAAGGTGTTTATGTATTCCAAGCGACAGAGTACTTTTCTAACAATGCTGGTTCAAATTCTTTTGATGGTGAAGTTTGGGTACAAGGAACTGACGAAGTAGTTGGTGATTACATGTATTTAGAAAACACTTCTTCAGACAACAGAAATGAAACTTCAGCTGAAAGAGGGGATAGTCCATCATTAACATATAAGATTAATATGGAATCTGCTCAAAAAGGTTTTGTTTGGGCATTAATCAATGAAGGTGCAAAAGATGCTGGTCGTATTTATGTTAACATGAATGATCTTGATTTAGATAAGCGTGAAGCAGATTCTTATGGTAGTGCTGCTAAGTCTAGAATTTCTGATGAAATGAAAGGCCAATGGCAATGGATTCTGCTTAATAATCAAGCAAATGATAATATTGTAATAAGTGGAGATAATACTATCGAGTTTTTTAAAGCAAGACCAGATATCAAAATAGCAAAAATTGCTTTCACTCCTATACAAGAGCTTAATATGATTATTAATGCTCCAATGTTAACTGTTACAGAAAATGATGGTACAAACCTTACTATAACAATAGGAGATCCATCATTAACAGGAGAATTATACGACTTTGAAGAAGTTATCTACGATCCAAAAAATTATTTTTATAGAGTTCAAGTAGGTGGGGAGTTAATCAATGATGCTGCTACTGAAAATACAATTGTAATACCTTTAGCAGATTTAACATCAGATGTTGATGTTGAGGTACAAGTTGGTCATCAATTCAGAAAGAATAGCTCGTCTAATTTAGATAACTACTCTTTAACTACTACGTTAACTGTAAATGCTACTTCTCAACCTGAAGAATCAGAAGAAGAAGGTGGTTTAGAGCCAACAACTGATCCTCATATAGCAGATGCAAATGGTATTTATATGTTCTCTGCTACAGAATTTGCAGAAAATAAAGAAGGTTCAGCATTTGGTGCTCAAGATTTTTCTGGAGAAAAATGGGTAAAAGGTACTGATGAAGTAATTGGAGATTACATGTATTTAGAAAATACTGATTCTGATAACAGAAATGAGACTTCATCTGAAAGAGCTGCTTCTCCATCTTTAGTATTTAAGATTAATATGGAGTCTGCAAAAACAGGTTTTGTATGGGCGTTAATTAATGAAGGTTCTAAAGATGCTGGTCGTATTTATGTAAACATGAATGATCTAGATTTAGATAAACGTGAAGCAGATTCTTATGGTAGTGCTGCTAAGTCTAGAATTTCTGATGAAATGAAAGGCCAATGGCAATGGATTCTACTTAATAATCAAGCAAATGATAATATTGTTATAAGTGGAGATAATACTATCGAGTTTTTTAAAGCAAGACCAGATATCAAAATAGCAAAAATTGCTTTCACTCCTATACAAGAGCTTAATATGATTATTAATGCTCCAATGTTAACTGTTACAGAAAATGATGGTACAAACCTTACTATAACAATAGGAGATCCGTCATTAACAGGAGAATTATACGACTTTGAAGAAGTTATATACGATCCAAAAAATTATTTTTATAGAGTTCAAGTAGGTGGGGAGTTAATCAATGATGCTGCTACTGAAAATACAATTGTAATACCTTTAGCAGATTTAACATCAGATGTTGATGTTGAAGTACAAGTTGGTCATCAATTCAGAAAGAATAGCTCGTCTAATTTAGATAACTACTCTTTAACTACTACGTTAACTGTAAATGCTACTTCTCAACCTGAAGAATCAGAGGAAGAAGAAGGTGGTTTAGAGCCAACAACTGATCCTCATATAGCAGATGCAAATGGTATTTATATGTTCTCTGCTACAGAATTTGCAGAAAATAAAGAAGGTTCAGCATTTGGTGCTCAAGATTTTTCTGGAGAAAAATGGGTAAAAGGTACTGATGAAGTAATTGGAGATTACATGTATTTAGAAAATACTGATTCTGATAACAGAAATGAGACTTCATCTGAAAGAGCTGCTTCTCCATCTTTAGTATTTAAGATTAATATGGAGTCTGCAAAAACAGGTTTTGTATGGGCGTTAATTAATGAAGGTTCTAAAGATGCTGGTCGTATTTATGTTAACATGAATGATCTAGATTTAGATAAACGTGAAGCAGATTCTTACGGAAGTGCAGCTAAATCTCGAATTTCAGATCACATGAAAGGAGAATGGCAATGGATCTTAATTAATAACCAAGCAAATGATAAGGTTGTTATTGATGGAGACAATACAATAGAGATTTTTAAAGCAAGACCTAATATTAAGATTGCTAAAATCGCATTTACACCTCAGCAGGATATCAACTTAATAATTGATACAAAAATGCCTAGTGTTACCGATAATGATGGTACAAACTTAACTATCGGGTGGGATGAACCTACTTTAACTGGTGATGTTTATGATAATACTGATGCGGTTTTTACAACAAAATCATACTACTATAGAGTAAAATTAGGTGAAGAAGTTATAGGTGATAATATTACTACAAGAACAATTCAAATTCCTCTAACAAATTTAACAGAAGCTAAAATTGTTACAGTGGAAGTTGGACATGAATTTAAGAAAAATAGTTCTGGAACTCACGCAACTTATTCAATTCCTGGAGAAATTACTGTGGATGCCAATTCTCAACCTTCTCAAGGTGAAGATAACGAAGCTCCAACAAAACCTTCAGACCTTGCTTCTTCTGATATTACTCAAAACTCAATCACTTTATCTTGGACTGCAGCAACAGACAATATTGGTGTAGTAGGTTATAAAATTAAGCAAGACGGAGGAGAGTTGTCAAGTAGAATTACAGACGGAACTAGTACTACAATTTCTGGATTACAACCTGAAACTGAATATTCATTTTCTGTGATTGCTTATGATGCTGCTGGAAATGATTCTGAAATGTCAGATGTTCATACAGTTTCTACAATAGCAGTACCGACTAACCCTGACGGTGAATACCAAGATTTTATTCATCAAGCAGACGGTGAAGGTGTGTACCAATTCGATGCTGTTGAGTTTGCTTCAAACTTACCTGGTAGTGATGCTTTTGATGGCCAAAAATGGTTAGTAGGTACAGACGAAGTTGTTGGTAAATACTTATATTTAGAAAATACAGATACAACAACTAATGTCAATAAAGTATCTGCAGACAGAATGAAGTCTCCTTCTTTATCATATAAAATTAGTATGCCAACTGTTCAAACAGGATTCATCTGGGCTTTAATTAATCAAGGTGAAAAGAATGGTGGTAAAATTTATGGTAGCGTAAACGGTATTGATGTTGATAAAAGAACTGAAGGTGAATACGGTGCTGCTTTTGGCTCTAGAATTTCTGGTGATTTAGTTGGTAAGTGGCAATGGGTTTTAGTTGGCTATCAGATTAGAAATAATAATGCTACAATGCTAAAAGAAGGCATTAACGAAATTGCATTCTTTATGGGGTATCCAAATATTAAAATTGCAAAAGTGATTTATGCTCCTAAACAGGAAATTTTACCAATTATCAATGCTCCTAAAATTAGAATTCAGGCAAACGACGAAACTACTGTAACAGTATCTTGGGAAGAGCCTGTATTAACTGGAGAACTTTATGATAACGTACCTCAGATTATCAACCCTAAAGATTATACGTATAGAGTAAAATTAGAAGGGCAAGATGAAGAAGAGATCAAAGAAAGAGAATATGTAATTAATAAAGAAGATTTAAAGGGTGGTAAAGCATTTACCGTAGAAATTGGTCATCAGTTTAGAAAAAATAGTTCTGGAACTGCTTTATTCTTCTCTCTTCCTGCTTCTATTCCAGTAACAGAAGATAGTCAAGCAGATTTCGAAGCACCAACTACACCGGCAGACCTAACATCTGTAGATACACAAGGAACAAATGTTGCTTTAAGTTGGACTGCTTCTACGGATAACATTGGCGTAATTGGTTATAATATTTTCCAAGATGGTATTAAGATCCAAGAAGTTCAATCTACTTCTTACAAAGTTGCTGGTTTAACACCATCAACAAGCTACTCGTTTGAAGTACAAGCGTATGATTTAACAGGTAATGTTTCTGAAAAATCTACTCCGTTAGTGTTGACTACAAACTCTAAGGATGAAATCATAGGTGATCGCCCTAATATTGTTTCAGAATTATCTGCATCTCAAATTACAGCAAATTCTTTTACAGTAAGTTGGAAACCTTCTAATTCTTTAAATGGAATTAATGCATACTATGTTTTCTTAAAAGTTACTGGTGCAGAAGGAGACTATAAAATGGTTGCAGAGTTAAATGGTGAAACATTCTCTTTCAATCTAACAGATCTTGAGGTTGGTACATCTTATGATGTTATAGTTAGAGCAGAAGATGGTGAAGGTTTCTTATCAGAAGAATCTAGTGTATTCACTCAAATAACATTAGATACACCACTTTCTGTAGTTACTAATTCAACAGTAAAATTAATTCAAAGTGTATATCCTAACCCAAGTGTTAATGATATAAACATTGAATTTTCAACAGAAGTTACCTACCAAGTTTATGACCTTACAGGTTATACAGTAATAGAAGGTTCTGCTAGAAACCTTAAGGTTAATCTTGTATCTGGTACTTATATTTTGGTTGCTATTGATAAAAATGGCAATAAAGAAGTTACTAAATTAATGTGCTTCTAA
- a CDS encoding DUF1214 domain-containing protein: MKTSTHIKQFALGLAILGANNIANAQNVLPLSDASLIGNEQIETPYTNVSLDNNYITEGSEALFDAMDFQRGSQAYIWATPIVSMKSWGINEDAAYAAAGLENFVVLQSLKEKRGVVTGNLTTPYIFTFSNLQDGAVKVEYPKGMTAGGFLDLWQRPIADLGLTGPDKGQGGSYIVVGPNDDPLKYKGQADFIYQSETNNFFIGLRILSTEKDAIKSFNKNLKLGKVDAPLKTANFIEGKDKEWSGTSPRGIEFWALLHEIINEEPVREEDKAWIAMLKPLGLEIGKPFAPTPRQEKILLEAHNMGELMLRNLQTNPRFSAPYWENTSWYKSFDFTIEQKNETMVYLDERAVWFYEAVSSTKGMVNPTPGFGQVYMTSKRDENGDLLRADKTYKLTIPADVPVEQFWSVTLYSENTRRPYDNGGDKIEDIGINSRRTDLDVNKDGSIDVYIGSKKPKGVNSSNYLKTVDNNGWFIYFRLYAPKQAFFDKTFQLSDWEVVDESQLTK, from the coding sequence ATGAAAACAAGTACACATATCAAACAGTTTGCGTTGGGTTTAGCAATTTTAGGTGCAAATAACATAGCAAATGCTCAAAATGTTTTACCATTATCTGATGCATCTTTAATAGGAAATGAACAAATAGAAACTCCTTACACAAACGTGTCGCTTGATAATAATTACATCACCGAAGGGTCTGAAGCATTGTTTGATGCTATGGACTTCCAACGCGGTTCTCAAGCATACATTTGGGCTACTCCTATTGTCTCTATGAAGTCTTGGGGTATTAACGAAGATGCTGCTTATGCTGCTGCGGGTTTAGAAAACTTTGTGGTGTTACAATCATTAAAAGAAAAAAGAGGTGTAGTAACTGGTAACTTAACTACACCTTATATATTCACGTTTTCTAACCTTCAAGATGGTGCTGTAAAAGTAGAATATCCGAAAGGAATGACTGCTGGTGGATTTTTAGACTTATGGCAAAGACCTATTGCAGATTTAGGTTTAACGGGACCAGATAAAGGGCAAGGTGGTAGCTATATTGTTGTAGGACCAAACGATGACCCTTTGAAATATAAAGGCCAAGCAGATTTTATTTATCAATCGGAAACGAATAATTTCTTTATTGGTTTAAGAATCCTTAGTACAGAAAAAGATGCTATTAAAAGTTTTAATAAGAACCTAAAATTAGGGAAAGTTGATGCTCCTCTAAAAACAGCGAATTTTATTGAAGGAAAAGACAAAGAATGGTCGGGTACATCACCAAGAGGTATTGAGTTTTGGGCTTTACTACATGAGATAATAAATGAAGAACCTGTTAGAGAAGAAGATAAAGCATGGATTGCTATGCTAAAACCTCTTGGATTAGAAATAGGTAAACCTTTTGCACCGACTCCACGACAAGAAAAAATATTGTTAGAAGCTCATAATATGGGTGAATTAATGCTAAGAAATTTACAGACTAATCCAAGATTCTCTGCTCCTTATTGGGAAAATACAAGTTGGTATAAATCATTTGATTTTACAATTGAGCAGAAGAATGAGACAATGGTCTATTTAGATGAAAGAGCGGTATGGTTTTATGAAGCAGTTTCATCAACAAAAGGAATGGTAAACCCTACTCCTGGTTTTGGTCAGGTATATATGACTTCTAAAAGAGACGAGAATGGGGATTTATTAAGAGCAGATAAAACGTATAAACTAACTATACCTGCAGATGTTCCTGTAGAGCAATTTTGGTCGGTTACTTTGTATTCAGAAAATACAAGAAGACCTTATGATAATGGTGGAGATAAAATCGAAGACATTGGAATAAATTCAAGAAGAACCGACCTTGATGTTAATAAAGATGGATCTATTGATGTTTACATTGGAAGTAAAAAACCTAAAGGAGTAAATTCTTCTAACTACTTAAAAACAGTTGATAATAATGGTTGGTTTATATATTTTAGATTATATGCACCTAAGCAAGCCTTTTTCGATAAAACTTTTCAATTATCAGATTGGGAAGTTGTTGATGAAAGTCAGTTAACAAAGTAA